Proteins from a single region of Candidatus Poribacteria bacterium:
- a CDS encoding phosphonoacetaldehyde hydrolase — protein sequence MTNIEYTYQRTYRGPLKAIILDWAGTTMDYGCYAPAVVFVEVYKRKDVPITIEEARVPMGAHKKVHIRKISQIEAVAQRWQDAHGRQPDEDDVEAMFQEFIPLQLACLADYADLIPGTLEAIADFRSRGLKIGSTTGYLREMMELLLKEAADRGYTPDTTVCASDVPEGRPEPWMCLQNAMNLGIYPMEAIVKVGDTLPDIEEGLNAGMWTIGLAKTGNEIGLNEGEIAALPQDVGEAKLAQAYTRLHQTGAHYVVDGIWDVPPILDLIDERLRRGERP from the coding sequence TTGACAAATATCGAATATACTTATCAGCGAACCTATCGAGGCCCGCTAAAAGCAATCATTCTAGACTGGGCGGGCACCACTATGGACTATGGCTGCTATGCACCTGCCGTTGTGTTCGTAGAGGTCTACAAACGCAAGGACGTTCCAATCACCATCGAAGAGGCACGCGTACCGATGGGAGCGCATAAAAAAGTCCACATTCGGAAAATCTCACAGATTGAAGCCGTGGCACAGCGATGGCAGGATGCCCATGGGCGTCAGCCGGACGAAGATGACGTCGAAGCCATGTTCCAAGAGTTCATCCCGCTCCAACTCGCTTGTCTTGCAGACTACGCGGATCTGATCCCCGGCACCTTAGAAGCTATCGCCGACTTTCGCAGCCGAGGCCTAAAAATCGGATCCACCACCGGCTACCTCCGAGAAATGATGGAACTCCTCCTCAAAGAAGCAGCAGATCGCGGTTACACGCCGGACACAACGGTCTGTGCCAGCGATGTACCAGAAGGTCGTCCCGAACCGTGGATGTGCCTACAAAACGCGATGAATCTGGGGATCTATCCGATGGAAGCAATCGTCAAAGTGGGCGATACCCTCCCAGACATCGAAGAAGGACTCAACGCCGGCATGTGGACCATCGGTCTCGCCAAAACCGGCAATGAAATCGGACTCAACGAAGGGGAAATCGCAGCCCTACCCCAAGATGTGGGGGAAGCCAAACTCGCGCAAGCATATACGCGACTGCATCAGACCGGCGCACACTATGTGGTAGATGGCATCTGGGATGTGCCGCCAATTCTCGATCTCATTGACGAACGACTACGGCGTGGCGAACGCCCATAA
- a CDS encoding helix-turn-helix transcriptional regulator, with amino-acid sequence MQSFGQKIRTFRKAKAKLLRQAAADLEMDQATLSKLENGILLPNTRILQKLSEYYTVPLEDLKTPAHAEKIVRDYGHYEQIQEVIGLVKELLESYEPKPKE; translated from the coding sequence ATGCAATCTTTTGGTCAAAAAATCCGAACTTTTAGAAAAGCCAAAGCAAAATTACTTCGACAAGCTGCGGCAGATCTAGAGATGGATCAAGCGACCCTCAGCAAACTCGAAAATGGGATTCTACTTCCAAATACGCGCATATTACAGAAATTGAGCGAATACTACACTGTCCCATTAGAAGACTTAAAAACACCTGCACATGCTGAAAAAATTGTGAGAGACTATGGTCACTATGAACAGATTCAAGAGGTTATAGGACTTGTAAAAGAACTTCTTGAAAGTTATGAACCCAAGCCGAAAGAGTAA
- a CDS encoding Gfo/Idh/MocA family oxidoreductase, producing the protein MTNTTYRAGIIGLGFIGGADQVSGDALGQQVSGLDGTHFDALSNHSRVNRIVGSSRDPGRRERFAQRASTTTYANWEEMLALEPLDIVSVATYAPVHAEITVACAKQGIRAIYCEKPIATQLPDAEQMLEACAEAGALLVLNHQRRFNLNHRRLRDLIAVDGLGELTSASLQWGSGRLGNVGTHMIDALLMLTGRKIEAISATLDLAGKPDCRGPAFRDPGGWGVIKLAGGIMVTVDAGDYATVPGQIILNGTEGRAISDGSNVTLEYWDGRQEHWSSANDSVSGMDRAVSEIVEWLDGGTNFPYPASEAVDTLEAIVGFHASHARNATWTELPLSGSDREREVRSG; encoded by the coding sequence ATGACCAACACAACCTACCGGGCAGGCATCATCGGGCTCGGTTTTATCGGCGGGGCGGATCAGGTCTCTGGAGATGCCCTCGGTCAGCAGGTTAGCGGTCTCGACGGCACACACTTCGATGCCCTATCCAACCATTCCCGCGTCAATCGGATTGTCGGCAGTAGCCGCGATCCCGGACGGCGAGAACGCTTTGCACAACGCGCAAGCACAACGACCTACGCTAACTGGGAGGAAATGCTGGCTCTAGAGCCACTCGACATTGTGAGTGTAGCAACCTACGCACCGGTACACGCAGAGATCACTGTTGCGTGCGCCAAACAGGGGATTCGCGCTATCTACTGTGAAAAACCGATAGCAACGCAACTCCCCGACGCCGAACAAATGCTCGAAGCATGTGCCGAAGCAGGTGCGCTGCTGGTCCTCAACCACCAAAGACGGTTCAACCTCAACCACCGCCGACTACGAGATCTGATCGCCGTAGACGGTCTGGGAGAATTGACCTCGGCGTCCTTGCAATGGGGATCTGGCAGATTGGGAAACGTCGGCACCCACATGATCGACGCCCTCCTTATGCTCACCGGCAGAAAGATTGAAGCGATCTCCGCCACACTCGATCTCGCAGGTAAACCCGATTGCCGTGGACCCGCATTCCGTGACCCCGGCGGGTGGGGCGTCATAAAACTGGCAGGAGGAATTATGGTCACAGTGGACGCAGGAGACTACGCCACAGTTCCGGGACAGATCATCCTCAACGGCACCGAGGGGCGTGCTATCTCCGACGGCAGCAATGTAACCCTCGAATACTGGGACGGACGCCAAGAACATTGGAGTAGCGCTAACGATAGCGTGTCGGGAATGGACCGAGCAGTCTCAGAAATCGTGGAGTGGCTTGACGGCGGAACCAACTTTCCATATCCTGCCTCCGAAGCTGTCGATACGCTGGAAGCCATCGTCGGCTTTCACGCCTCACACGCGCGCAATGCGACGTGGACGGAACTTCCACTGTCCGGTTCTGACCGTGAGCGCGAAGTCCGCAGCGGGTAG